In Nonomuraea muscovyensis, one genomic interval encodes:
- a CDS encoding DUF998 domain-containing protein has translation MLVHQAARWGLGAVGTGVAVIAALDLAGLDRTNPLRRTISEHGLGDQGWVFGVAVALLAAGSVAIGVSLVRTRLAGVFGTVALMAWSVGLFAVAYFPKHDWSVGPSVSGSIHRAGSLVAFLSLPLAAVIIARPWRHAERRRHALVAFALGLGSVLWVVGIGAMVLVGARNGLPWYRVMPLGLVERGLAVTEVAALVALGVFAARRHPVAGRQQVLAPVAAESER, from the coding sequence GTGCTCGTGCATCAGGCGGCCCGATGGGGACTCGGCGCGGTGGGCACCGGCGTGGCGGTGATCGCCGCTCTCGACCTGGCCGGCCTGGACCGGACGAACCCGCTGCGCCGGACCATCAGCGAGCACGGCCTGGGTGACCAGGGTTGGGTGTTCGGCGTGGCCGTGGCGCTGCTCGCCGCGGGGTCGGTGGCGATCGGCGTCTCGCTGGTGCGCACGCGGCTGGCCGGGGTGTTCGGCACGGTCGCGCTGATGGCCTGGAGCGTCGGGCTGTTCGCGGTGGCGTACTTCCCCAAGCACGACTGGTCGGTGGGGCCCAGCGTGAGCGGCAGCATCCATCGGGCGGGCAGTCTGGTCGCCTTCCTCAGCCTGCCCCTGGCAGCGGTGATCATCGCCCGTCCGTGGCGGCACGCCGAGCGGCGCCGGCACGCGCTCGTCGCCTTCGCGCTCGGCCTCGGTTCGGTGCTGTGGGTGGTCGGCATCGGCGCGATGGTGCTGGTGGGAGCGCGGAACGGGCTGCCGTGGTATCGCGTCATGCCTCTCGGGCTGGTGGAGCGGGGGCTCGCGGTGACCGAGGTGGCCGCGCTGGTGGCGCTGGGGGTGTTCGCGGCCCGCAGGCATCCGGTGGCGGGACGGCAGCAGGTGCTCGCCCCCGTCGCCGCCGAATCCGAACGGTAG